A region of Myxococcus stipitatus DSM 14675 DNA encodes the following proteins:
- a CDS encoding alpha/beta fold hydrolase — protein MSLMLESHFVDSQGLRLHVRHRPGAPTAPAVLFLHGWLDHTHSFDAVLEHVPAHWRLVLLDFRGMGRSAHAPPESHYQSGEHLLDVEAALDGMRLSQAYLVGHSLGGIIGTTYAASRPERVLGLSLIESMGPLGGAAEVTVERLRSFLNDTRRPPRRKVYPTVEDAAARLRETNPTLPLSAAMYLVRHGTERVEGGVAFTFDPRHRRRFAQGYDEAQWLAIQAALTCPVQVIRGEQGLWPDAEKLDRRQEALRTLVAPPVMIAGGHHVHLEQPAEVARALTDFIR, from the coding sequence GTGTCCCTCATGCTCGAATCCCACTTCGTCGACTCCCAGGGGCTGCGCTTGCACGTGCGCCACCGTCCTGGGGCTCCCACCGCGCCCGCCGTGCTCTTCCTCCATGGCTGGCTGGACCACACCCACAGCTTCGATGCTGTCCTCGAGCACGTCCCCGCGCACTGGCGGCTGGTGCTGCTCGACTTCCGAGGCATGGGCAGGAGCGCGCACGCGCCCCCCGAGTCCCACTACCAATCCGGTGAGCACCTCCTGGACGTGGAGGCCGCGCTCGATGGCATGCGCCTGTCCCAGGCATACCTCGTGGGCCACTCGCTGGGCGGCATCATCGGCACCACCTACGCGGCCTCGCGCCCGGAGCGCGTCCTGGGCCTGTCGCTCATCGAGAGCATGGGCCCCTTGGGCGGCGCGGCCGAAGTCACGGTGGAGCGACTGCGCTCCTTCCTCAACGACACGCGCAGGCCGCCGCGCCGCAAGGTCTACCCGACGGTGGAGGACGCCGCCGCGCGCCTGCGGGAGACCAACCCCACGCTGCCCCTGTCCGCCGCGATGTACCTGGTGCGCCACGGCACCGAGCGCGTCGAGGGAGGCGTGGCCTTCACCTTCGACCCACGCCACCGCCGCCGCTTCGCCCAGGGCTACGACGAGGCCCAGTGGCTGGCCATCCAGGCCGCCCTCACCTGTCCGGTGCAGGTCATCCGAGGCGAGCAAGGCCTCTGGCCCGACGCGGAGAAGCTGGACCGCCGGCAAGAGGCGCTTCGCACGCTCGTTGCACCACCGGTGATGATTGCCGGAGGCCACCACGTGCACCTGGAGCAGCCCGCTGAAGTCGCTCGGGCGCTCACCGACTTCATCCGCTGA